Proteins found in one Serratia plymuthica genomic segment:
- a CDS encoding SmdA family multidrug ABC transporter permease/ATP-binding protein, producing the protein MRLFAQIGWYFRREWRRYLGAVVLLIVIAILQLLPPKLVGIIVDGVTEQQMSAGVLMAWLGLMLGTAVIVYLLRYVWRVLLFGASYQLAVELRENFYRQLSRQNPAFYLRHRTGDLMARATNDVDRVVFAAGEGVLTLVDSLVMGLAVLVVMSTQISWQLTLLSLIPMPIMAIVIKYYGDQLHQRFKSAQAAFSSLNDQAQESMTSIRMIKAFGLEDHQSNQFAEVAAQTGAKNMHVARIDARFDPTIYIAIGASNLLAIGGGSWMVVNGSLTLGQLTSFVMYLGLMIWPMLALAWMFNIVERGSAAYGRIRSLLEEAPAVTDGENPLPAGRGSLKVDIRAFHYPGNSHAALHDVALKLEPGQMLGLCGPTGAGKSTLLSLIQRQFDIDDGQISYQGMPLTQVKLDDWRSRLSVVSQTPFLFSDSVANNIALGKPGATQDQIERAARLASVHDDILRLPQGYETEVGERGVMLSGGQKQRISIARALLLDAEILILDDALSAVDGRTEHQILHNLRSWGQNRTVIISAHRLSALTEASEILVIQHGSVAQRGQHASLADQPGWYRDMYRYQQLEAALDEAPQVGEERVANE; encoded by the coding sequence GGCGGTGGTGCTGCTGATCGTCATCGCCATACTGCAATTGTTGCCGCCCAAGCTGGTGGGCATCATTGTCGACGGCGTCACCGAACAACAGATGTCCGCCGGCGTGTTGATGGCCTGGCTGGGGTTGATGCTCGGTACTGCCGTGATTGTTTACCTGCTGCGCTACGTGTGGCGGGTGCTGCTGTTTGGTGCTTCTTATCAACTCGCCGTTGAACTGCGCGAGAACTTCTATCGCCAGCTCAGCCGGCAGAATCCGGCCTTTTATCTGCGTCACCGCACCGGTGATCTGATGGCACGCGCCACCAATGACGTGGATCGGGTGGTTTTCGCCGCCGGTGAAGGGGTGCTGACGCTGGTGGATTCACTGGTGATGGGGTTGGCGGTGCTGGTGGTGATGAGCACCCAAATCAGCTGGCAACTGACCCTGCTGTCGCTGATCCCGATGCCGATCATGGCGATTGTGATTAAGTACTACGGCGACCAGTTGCATCAGCGCTTTAAATCGGCGCAGGCAGCGTTCTCCAGTCTGAACGATCAGGCTCAGGAAAGCATGACCAGCATCCGCATGATCAAGGCATTCGGCCTGGAAGATCATCAGTCCAATCAGTTTGCGGAAGTCGCCGCCCAAACCGGCGCCAAAAACATGCATGTGGCGCGGATAGACGCCCGTTTTGATCCGACTATTTATATCGCCATCGGCGCTTCCAATCTGCTGGCGATCGGCGGCGGCAGCTGGATGGTGGTCAACGGTTCGCTGACGCTTGGCCAACTGACCAGCTTCGTGATGTACCTTGGCCTGATGATTTGGCCGATGCTGGCGCTGGCCTGGATGTTCAACATCGTGGAGCGCGGCAGCGCAGCCTATGGCCGTATTCGCAGCCTGCTGGAGGAAGCGCCGGCGGTGACGGACGGCGAGAACCCGTTGCCGGCCGGGCGAGGCAGTCTGAAGGTCGATATCCGGGCGTTCCATTACCCGGGAAATTCACACGCGGCGCTGCACGACGTGGCGCTGAAACTGGAGCCGGGGCAGATGCTCGGGCTGTGCGGGCCAACCGGTGCCGGGAAGTCGACGCTGCTGTCGTTGATCCAGCGTCAGTTTGATATTGACGATGGCCAGATTAGTTATCAGGGGATGCCGCTGACCCAGGTGAAGCTTGACGATTGGCGCTCGAGGCTGTCCGTGGTCAGCCAGACGCCGTTCCTGTTTTCGGATAGCGTTGCCAACAATATCGCGCTGGGCAAGCCGGGAGCGACGCAGGATCAGATTGAGCGCGCGGCTCGCCTGGCCAGCGTGCACGACGATATCTTGCGATTGCCGCAGGGCTATGAAACCGAAGTGGGTGAGCGTGGCGTCATGCTCTCCGGCGGGCAGAAGCAGCGTATTTCCATTGCGCGTGCTCTGCTGCTGGATGCGGAGATCCTGATCCTCGACGACGCGCTCTCGGCGGTGGATGGCCGTACTGAACACCAGATCCTGCACAATTTACGCAGTTGGGGGCAGAACCGGACGGTGATTATCAGTGCGCACCGGCTTTCGGCGTTGACCGAAGCCAGCGAGATCCTGGTGATACAGCACGGTAGCGTGGCGCAACGTGGCCAGCATGCCTCACTGGCGGATCAGCCCGGCTGGTATCGCGATATGTATCGCTATCAGCAACTGGAGGCGGCGCTGGATGAAGCTCCGCAAGTCGGCGAGGAGAGAGTAGCCAATGAATAA
- a CDS encoding SmdB family multidrug efflux ABC transporter permease/ATP-binding protein — MNKMQKLWPTLKRLLAYGSPYRKPLGLAVLMLWVAAAAEVAGPILVSYFIDNYVARGQLPLMIVCGLAAAYILLELLAAALHYFQALLFNQAAVGVVQRLRTDVMDAALRQPLSAFDTQPVGQLISRVTNDTEVIKDLYVMVVSTVLKSAALIGAMLVAMFSLDWRMALVAICIFPAVFVVMGIYQYYSTPVVRRMRGYLADINDGFNEVINGMGVIQQFRQQIRFGERMSAASRSHYSARMQTLRLDGFLLRPLLSLFSALVLCGLLMLFGFSGEGSIGVGVLYAFINYLGRLNEPLIELTSQQSILQQAVVAGERIFELMDRSQQSYGADDRPLESGRIEIDNLSFAYREDKKVLQHISLSVPSRGFVALVGHTGSGKSTLANLLMGYYPVNEGQVRLDGRPLSDLSHRTLRQGVAMVQQDPVVIAESVLANVTLGRNISEEAVWQALETVQLAELVRAFPQGIHTRLGEQGNNLSVGQKQLLAMARVLVQAPQILILDEATANIDSGTEQAIQRALRLIREHTTLVVIAHRLSTIVDADSILVLHRGQAVEQGNHQQLLAQQGRYYQMYQLQLVGEELAAATREETQIA; from the coding sequence ATGAATAAAATGCAAAAGCTGTGGCCGACGCTGAAACGGCTGCTGGCTTATGGCTCGCCTTACCGTAAACCGCTGGGGCTGGCAGTGTTGATGCTGTGGGTAGCTGCGGCGGCGGAAGTCGCCGGGCCAATTCTGGTCAGTTACTTTATCGATAATTACGTCGCCAGGGGCCAATTGCCGTTAATGATCGTCTGCGGGCTGGCGGCGGCTTACATTTTGCTGGAGCTGTTGGCGGCGGCGCTGCACTATTTTCAGGCGCTGTTGTTCAATCAGGCTGCGGTGGGGGTGGTTCAGCGTCTGCGCACCGACGTGATGGACGCCGCACTGCGTCAGCCGCTCAGCGCCTTCGATACGCAACCGGTCGGGCAGTTAATCTCGCGGGTGACCAACGACACCGAAGTGATTAAAGATCTGTACGTGATGGTGGTTTCCACCGTGCTGAAAAGCGCCGCGTTGATTGGTGCCATGCTGGTGGCGATGTTTAGCCTCGACTGGCGCATGGCGCTGGTGGCGATTTGCATCTTCCCGGCGGTATTTGTGGTGATGGGCATTTATCAGTATTACAGCACGCCGGTCGTACGCCGGATGCGCGGCTATCTGGCGGACATCAACGACGGTTTTAATGAAGTGATCAACGGCATGGGCGTGATCCAGCAGTTCCGTCAGCAGATCCGCTTTGGCGAGCGCATGAGCGCAGCCAGCCGTTCACACTATTCCGCACGCATGCAGACGCTGCGTCTGGACGGTTTTCTGCTGCGGCCGCTGCTCAGCCTGTTTTCGGCGCTGGTGCTGTGCGGCCTGCTGATGCTGTTCGGTTTCAGCGGCGAAGGGTCGATAGGCGTCGGCGTGCTGTATGCCTTTATCAATTACCTGGGGCGCCTGAATGAGCCATTGATTGAACTGACGTCGCAGCAGTCGATTCTGCAACAGGCGGTGGTGGCCGGCGAGCGCATTTTCGAGCTGATGGACCGCAGCCAGCAGAGCTACGGTGCCGACGATCGTCCGCTGGAAAGCGGGCGTATCGAGATCGACAACCTGAGCTTCGCTTACCGCGAAGATAAAAAGGTGCTGCAACATATTTCGCTGTCGGTGCCTTCGCGCGGTTTCGTGGCGCTGGTCGGCCATACCGGCAGCGGCAAGAGCACGCTGGCTAACCTGCTGATGGGCTATTACCCGGTCAACGAAGGCCAAGTGCGTCTTGATGGGCGCCCCTTGTCCGATCTGTCGCACCGTACGCTGCGCCAGGGCGTGGCGATGGTGCAACAGGATCCGGTGGTGATCGCCGAATCTGTGCTGGCCAACGTCACTCTGGGGCGCAACATCAGCGAAGAGGCGGTGTGGCAGGCGCTGGAAACGGTGCAGTTGGCTGAGCTGGTACGTGCCTTCCCGCAGGGCATCCATACCCGCCTGGGCGAGCAGGGCAACAACCTGTCGGTGGGCCAGAAACAGCTGCTGGCAATGGCCAGGGTACTGGTGCAGGCGCCGCAGATCCTGATCCTCGACGAGGCGACCGCCAACATTGACTCCGGAACCGAACAGGCGATCCAGCGCGCGCTGCGTTTGATCCGTGAACACACCACGTTGGTGGTGATCGCTCACCGCTTGTCGACCATTGTCGATGCCGACTCGATTCTGGTGTTGCACCGTGGTCAGGCAGTCGAGCAGGGCAATCATCAGCAACTGCTGGCGCAGCAGGGGCGTTACTACCAGATGTATCAACTGCAACTGGTGGGCGAGGAGCTGGCCGCCGCCACCCGCGAAGAAACGCAAATCGCATAA
- the glnK gene encoding P-II family nitrogen regulator has translation MKLVTVVIKPFKLEDVREALSSVGIQGLTVTEVKGFGRQKGHAELYRGAEYSVNFLPKVKIDIAIADDQLDEVVDVISKAAYTGKIGDGKIFVAELQRVIRIRTGETDEAAL, from the coding sequence ATGAAGCTGGTTACCGTGGTGATTAAACCATTCAAGCTGGAGGACGTGCGTGAAGCCCTATCCTCTGTAGGTATTCAGGGGCTGACCGTGACCGAAGTGAAAGGGTTTGGTCGCCAGAAGGGACATGCTGAGCTCTATCGCGGAGCGGAATACAGCGTCAACTTCTTACCTAAAGTCAAAATCGACATTGCTATCGCCGACGATCAGTTGGACGAAGTGGTTGATGTCATTAGTAAAGCGGCCTACACCGGCAAAATCGGTGACGGCAAAATTTTCGTTGCCGAATTGCAACGTGTCATTCGCATTCGCACCGGCGAAACAGACGAAGCAGCACTGTAA
- the amtB gene encoding ammonium transporter AmtB → MKKLLSMLGLSTVTMVPSLALAAPAVADKADNAFMMICTALVLFMTLPGVALFYGGLLRSKNVLSMLTQVTVTFAMVCVLWVLYGYSLAFSEGNAFFGGFQTAMLKGIGIDSVTGTFSQMIHVAFQASFACITVALVVGGFAERIRFSAVVIFAAIWFTISYLPIAHMVWGGGFLAADGALDFAGGTVVHINAASAGLIGAYLLGKRAGFGKEAFKPHNLPMVFTGASILYVGWFGFNAGSASAANGIAALAFLNTVVATAGAILSWTFAEWIVRGKPSLLGACSGMIAGLVAITPAAGTVGIGGGLIIGLVGGVAGLWGVVTLKKWLNVDDTCDVFGVHGVCGIVGCLLTGVFTSASLGGTGYAEGVTMGHQVLIQLMSVAITLVWSGVAAFIAFKVAGAIVGLRVPEEQEREGLDVNSHGESAYNQ, encoded by the coding sequence ATGAAAAAACTTTTATCCATGTTGGGCCTGAGTACGGTAACCATGGTTCCTTCTTTGGCCCTGGCCGCTCCGGCGGTCGCAGACAAGGCTGACAATGCGTTCATGATGATTTGCACCGCTTTGGTGCTGTTCATGACCTTGCCGGGCGTAGCTCTGTTTTACGGTGGTTTGTTGCGTTCCAAGAACGTGCTCTCCATGTTGACTCAGGTCACGGTCACCTTCGCAATGGTGTGCGTGCTGTGGGTGCTTTATGGCTACAGCCTGGCGTTCAGCGAGGGCAATGCGTTCTTCGGCGGATTCCAGACGGCGATGCTGAAAGGCATTGGCATCGATAGCGTCACCGGCACCTTTAGCCAGATGATCCACGTGGCATTCCAGGCCTCCTTTGCCTGTATTACCGTTGCGCTGGTGGTGGGTGGTTTTGCCGAGCGTATCCGCTTCTCTGCGGTAGTGATTTTTGCGGCCATCTGGTTCACCATTTCCTACTTGCCGATTGCACACATGGTATGGGGCGGCGGTTTTCTGGCCGCTGACGGCGCGCTGGATTTTGCCGGCGGCACCGTAGTACACATCAACGCGGCAAGCGCCGGGCTGATTGGCGCCTACCTGTTGGGCAAACGTGCCGGTTTCGGCAAAGAAGCTTTCAAGCCGCATAACCTGCCGATGGTGTTTACCGGCGCTTCAATCCTGTATGTCGGCTGGTTTGGTTTCAACGCCGGTTCCGCCAGCGCGGCTAACGGCATTGCGGCACTGGCGTTCCTGAACACCGTGGTTGCTACCGCCGGTGCGATCCTCTCCTGGACCTTTGCCGAGTGGATTGTGCGCGGCAAACCTTCGCTGCTGGGAGCCTGCTCAGGCATGATCGCCGGGCTGGTCGCCATCACGCCGGCTGCGGGCACCGTGGGTATCGGCGGGGGGCTGATTATCGGCCTGGTGGGCGGCGTTGCCGGCCTGTGGGGCGTGGTCACGCTGAAGAAATGGCTGAATGTGGATGATACCTGTGACGTGTTTGGCGTACATGGCGTGTGCGGCATCGTCGGCTGTCTGCTGACCGGCGTGTTCACTTCTGCCTCATTGGGCGGTACCGGGTACGCAGAAGGCGTTACCATGGGCCATCAAGTGTTGATCCAATTGATGAGCGTGGCGATCACCCTGGTCTGGTCCGGTGTGGCTGCTTTTATCGCCTTTAAAGTGGCGGGCGCCATCGTCGGTCTGCGCGTACCGGAAGAGCAGGAACGCGAAGGTCTGGACGTCAACAGCCATGGCGAGAGTGCCTACAACCAATAA
- the tesB gene encoding acyl-CoA thioesterase II: MSQALQNLLDLLDLEKIEEGLFRGQSEDLGLRQVFGGQVVGQALYAAKQTVPAERSVHSFHSYFLRPGDSSKPIIYDVEILRDGNSFSARRVSAIQHGKPIFYMTASFQSPEAGFEHQNTMPDVPPPEGLMSESDIAQKLAHMLPEKVREKFIGQKPIEMRPVKFHNPLKGTVEEPHRYVWFRANGTMPDDQRIHQYLLGYASDFNFLPTALQPHGVGFLEPGMQVATIDHSMWFHRPFRMDDWLLYVVESSSASGARGFVRGQFYTRDGVLVATTVQEGVIRQREA; encoded by the coding sequence ATGAGCCAGGCACTGCAAAACCTCCTCGATCTGCTGGATCTGGAGAAAATCGAAGAAGGGTTATTCCGCGGACAAAGTGAAGATCTGGGTCTGCGTCAGGTATTCGGCGGTCAGGTGGTCGGCCAGGCGCTGTATGCCGCCAAACAAACGGTGCCGGCAGAGCGCAGCGTGCACTCGTTCCACAGCTACTTCTTGCGCCCAGGCGACAGCAGCAAGCCGATTATTTATGACGTAGAAATCCTGCGAGATGGCAATAGCTTCAGTGCCCGTCGCGTCAGCGCCATTCAGCACGGCAAACCGATCTTCTACATGACCGCCTCTTTCCAAAGCCCGGAAGCGGGGTTTGAGCACCAGAACACCATGCCGGACGTACCGCCGCCAGAAGGCTTGATGTCCGAATCCGACATTGCCCAGAAGCTGGCGCATATGTTGCCGGAGAAGGTTCGTGAAAAGTTTATCGGCCAGAAGCCGATTGAGATGCGCCCGGTCAAGTTCCATAACCCGCTGAAAGGCACGGTGGAAGAACCGCATCGCTACGTGTGGTTCCGCGCCAACGGTACCATGCCGGACGATCAGCGTATCCATCAATATCTGCTGGGCTATGCGTCAGATTTCAACTTCCTGCCGACGGCACTGCAACCGCACGGCGTCGGTTTCCTTGAGCCGGGCATGCAGGTGGCGACCATCGATCATTCGATGTGGTTCCACCGGCCGTTCCGCATGGATGACTGGTTGCTGTACGTAGTGGAAAGCTCCTCCGCCTCTGGCGCACGCGGCTTTGTGCGCGGCCAGTTCTACACCCGAGACGGCGTGCTGGTCGCCACTACGGTGCAAGAAGGCGTAATTCGCCAGCGCGAAGCTTAA
- a CDS encoding YbaY family lipoprotein: MKLWQIVGGAAVLTITLAGCAQKSAKMPVPAAGNPAIAQTQIQGPAVTGSVNIRQRIALPPDAVLTVTLSDASLSDAPSKVIAQRAVRTEGKQAPFNFVLPYNPADIQPNARIILSAAITVNGRMTFITDTIQEVVTRNGTRADLQLVPVQGMPVQAMPTAMP, encoded by the coding sequence ATGAAACTCTGGCAAATCGTAGGTGGAGCAGCAGTATTGACGATCACCCTGGCGGGTTGTGCTCAAAAGAGCGCAAAAATGCCTGTACCGGCAGCGGGAAACCCAGCGATTGCGCAAACGCAGATTCAGGGCCCGGCGGTAACTGGTTCGGTTAACATTCGCCAGCGCATTGCGCTGCCACCGGATGCCGTACTGACGGTTACGCTCTCTGATGCTTCATTGTCGGATGCGCCGTCGAAAGTGATTGCCCAGCGCGCGGTGCGCACTGAAGGCAAGCAGGCGCCGTTTAATTTTGTACTGCCTTACAACCCGGCTGATATTCAGCCCAACGCGCGTATCATTCTGAGCGCGGCCATTACGGTAAACGGTCGGATGACCTTTATTACCGACACTATCCAGGAAGTAGTGACCCGCAACGGCACCCGTGCCGACCTGCAGTTGGTTCCGGTGCAGGGCATGCCGGTTCAGGCGATGCCAACCGCGATGCCGTAA
- a CDS encoding MGMT family protein, producing MEPEDATFSQRVFHVVAAIPYGKVTTYGEVARLAGSPRAARQVGGVLRRLPEGSSLPWHRVINRHGQISQQGEDFQRQRQALLGEGIIFGAHSTVDLLIYGWRW from the coding sequence ATGGAACCAGAAGACGCCACATTCAGCCAGCGCGTGTTCCACGTGGTAGCCGCCATTCCCTATGGCAAGGTCACGACCTATGGCGAGGTAGCGCGGCTGGCTGGCTCACCGCGTGCCGCACGTCAGGTCGGCGGCGTATTGAGGCGCCTGCCGGAGGGCAGCAGCCTGCCCTGGCACCGGGTGATTAACCGTCACGGCCAGATTTCGCAGCAGGGAGAGGACTTTCAACGCCAGCGCCAGGCGCTGTTGGGTGAGGGGATCATCTTTGGTGCGCACAGTACGGTCGACCTGCTGATTTACGGCTGGCGCTGGTAG
- a CDS encoding right-handed parallel beta-helix repeat-containing protein: MDNSSNVINVKDYYENKNAIGDGITDDTAAIRRAIKIAKASGKAVYFPTGIYRYFPQAGLIEPIDDPENPQQYSKEGPALPISGNVTLLGDGMLKSVLYFEDEYGTGSAGIGGVDVRNLTINALGFNGSWGENGNWSGGRDKARHLLGVTMSEGELRITDCRFSNSRYMMASIWRGKTAIVTGCQFDRSVADGIRLINFKRVIVANNNFAFINDDCIAVHVTDDTNPAVIDHSICISNNTITDSQGICALGAKNTVIEGNTLVRPHARAIAVGMDTPAISGAAQEGSQVPMNIIIKGNTISDVFRGKVFAPDTGNIQQYIYIGGINLHTGSEVIPGKPINGEITPIEPYLYKSNLDVNKRIYPGAFSITITENILTRTLPASATSENNNSDFFYADYGYDYRYARNGPVSPKILHSDLNCNGIYVTGTLTNLLISGNQLTNMNTSISVAVTGSLSLNSDSWNIKISNNILHGFYEKGIYLNSKMAVEIQNCIFNGDPYFKKSNRSANGRWVAGTGAEHTCIHNNNTGNSVVHAAGNLFKNAASISQGSAFIWGTDNKMMCLPAFSGGEAMNQGIMNFPSGWFSSVGVIIPTDCDPSSENFDAIKSVPGTSGVSIPSSGIYYRGFYRRNLVLSPNTANGQSYYVRGWLRVTNGENHVLGTDWIEDRIAIP, translated from the coding sequence ATGGACAACAGCAGCAATGTTATTAATGTTAAAGACTACTATGAAAATAAAAATGCCATCGGTGATGGTATAACCGATGACACTGCAGCGATAAGAAGAGCGATTAAAATCGCTAAAGCCAGCGGTAAAGCGGTTTATTTTCCAACGGGTATCTATCGCTATTTTCCTCAAGCGGGTCTCATTGAACCAATCGATGATCCGGAAAATCCTCAACAATACAGCAAAGAAGGCCCAGCCTTACCCATCTCCGGAAATGTCACATTACTGGGTGACGGTATGTTGAAGTCAGTGCTTTATTTTGAAGATGAATATGGTACCGGTAGTGCAGGAATTGGCGGTGTTGATGTCAGAAATCTCACTATAAACGCGTTAGGTTTTAATGGTTCATGGGGTGAAAATGGCAACTGGAGCGGTGGCCGAGATAAAGCCAGACATTTACTAGGAGTAACAATGTCGGAGGGCGAACTAAGAATAACCGATTGCCGATTCTCTAACTCCAGATATATGATGGCCAGCATCTGGCGCGGGAAAACGGCGATCGTTACCGGTTGCCAGTTTGATCGTAGCGTTGCGGATGGTATCAGGCTAATTAACTTCAAACGAGTCATTGTCGCCAATAATAACTTTGCATTTATTAATGATGATTGCATTGCGGTTCACGTTACCGATGATACCAATCCTGCTGTTATCGATCATTCTATCTGTATCAGTAACAACACGATCACCGACAGTCAGGGCATCTGTGCGCTGGGTGCTAAAAACACCGTGATAGAAGGCAATACCTTGGTCAGGCCTCATGCTCGAGCTATCGCTGTCGGCATGGATACGCCGGCGATCAGCGGTGCAGCACAGGAAGGTTCCCAGGTTCCAATGAACATAATTATAAAAGGGAATACAATCAGTGATGTTTTCCGTGGGAAAGTGTTTGCACCTGACACTGGAAATATACAACAGTACATTTATATTGGCGGTATTAACCTTCATACAGGTTCAGAAGTCATTCCGGGCAAGCCGATTAATGGGGAAATCACACCTATTGAACCTTATCTCTATAAATCAAACCTGGATGTCAATAAACGCATCTATCCGGGTGCATTTTCAATAACCATTACTGAAAACATATTAACCAGAACATTGCCGGCCAGCGCTACATCAGAAAATAACAATTCCGATTTTTTTTACGCTGACTATGGTTATGACTACCGGTATGCCAGAAATGGACCTGTATCACCAAAAATACTGCATTCCGATCTAAATTGTAATGGTATATATGTCACCGGCACACTGACCAATCTATTAATCAGTGGTAACCAATTAACGAACATGAACACAAGTATAAGCGTCGCCGTTACCGGTTCATTGAGTTTAAACTCTGATTCATGGAACATTAAAATCTCAAACAATATTCTCCATGGCTTTTATGAAAAAGGGATTTATCTAAACTCAAAAATGGCAGTGGAGATACAAAACTGTATATTCAATGGAGATCCCTACTTCAAAAAAAGCAACAGATCAGCAAATGGCCGCTGGGTAGCAGGGACTGGCGCAGAACACACCTGTATCCACAACAATAATACCGGAAACTCTGTTGTCCATGCAGCGGGTAACCTGTTTAAAAATGCAGCTTCAATTAGTCAGGGAAGCGCATTTATTTGGGGGACAGATAATAAAATGATGTGCCTGCCCGCATTTTCCGGCGGAGAGGCGATGAATCAGGGGATTATGAATTTCCCATCTGGCTGGTTTTCATCTGTGGGCGTGATTATTCCTACGGACTGCGATCCATCCTCAGAAAACTTTGATGCAATCAAAAGTGTGCCGGGAACCAGCGGAGTATCAATCCCATCATCTGGGATCTACTATCGCGGATTTTATCGCCGAAATCTGGTTCTTTCGCCTAACACCGCCAATGGCCAGAGCTACTACGTACGAGGATGGTTGAGGGTGACAAATGGTGAAAACCATGTTTTAGGCACTGACTGGATTGAAGATCGGATCGCCATTCCGTAA
- a CDS encoding HHA domain-containing protein, translating to MTKIDYLMRLRKCTTIDTLERVIEKNKYELSDDELELFYSAADHRLAELTMNKLYDKIPVAVWKFVR from the coding sequence ATGACTAAAATTGACTATCTGATGCGTTTACGTAAATGCACCACGATTGACACCCTGGAACGCGTTATTGAAAAAAATAAGTATGAGCTTTCGGACGACGAGCTGGAGCTGTTTTACTCCGCAGCCGACCATCGCCTTGCCGAGCTCACCATGAATAAGCTGTACGATAAAATCCCTGTTGCCGTTTGGAAATTCGTAAGGTAA
- the tomB gene encoding Hha toxicity modulator TomB, producing MDEYSPKRHDIAQLKFLCENLYDEGIATLGDSHHGWVNDPTSSVNLQLNELIEHIASFVMSYKIKYMDESDLSELVEEYLDDTYTLFSSYGINDSDLRRWQKTKARLFRMFSGEGICTTMKT from the coding sequence ATGGATGAGTATTCGCCTAAAAGGCACGATATTGCTCAGCTCAAATTCTTGTGCGAAAATTTGTATGATGAAGGTATCGCCACGCTGGGCGACAGCCACCACGGTTGGGTGAACGATCCAACGTCTTCCGTCAACCTCCAGCTTAACGAGTTGATTGAGCATATTGCTTCGTTTGTGATGAGTTATAAAATTAAATACATGGACGAAAGTGATTTATCGGAGTTGGTCGAGGAGTATCTCGACGATACCTACACGCTGTTTAGCAGTTACGGTATTAACGATTCCGATTTGCGCCGCTGGCAAAAAACCAAAGCGCGATTATTCAGAATGTTCTCAGGAGAGGGCATCTGTACGACAATGAAAACTTAA
- a CDS encoding metal ABC transporter ATP-binding protein codes for MITLQQAVIGYGGTPLFPPLSGHFAAGSLTAVVGINGAGKSTLLKTLAGLLPLQSGSLLFSGNKLPRMAYLPQQAELDRQFPIVVSDLVAMGSWPQCGMFGGLNKRAGLQIVEALDAVGMAPMARSPVGELSGGQMQRVLFARLLVQQAPLILLDEPFTGIDSTTTQLLLQVIAQLHQQGRTVIAVLHDMSMVANHFPQALLLTPQCCHWGDADRVLEHIPALNVASRPPCLRVVAP; via the coding sequence ATGATTACGCTGCAACAGGCCGTGATTGGTTATGGCGGCACACCGCTGTTTCCCCCGCTTAGCGGACATTTCGCTGCCGGCTCTTTGACGGCGGTGGTGGGAATTAACGGCGCGGGGAAGTCTACGTTACTGAAAACCTTGGCCGGGCTTTTACCCTTGCAGAGCGGCAGCCTGCTTTTCAGCGGCAACAAGTTACCGCGCATGGCATATCTGCCGCAGCAGGCTGAGCTGGATCGTCAGTTTCCGATCGTAGTGAGCGATCTGGTGGCAATGGGAAGCTGGCCGCAGTGCGGCATGTTCGGTGGGCTGAACAAGCGCGCCGGGTTGCAGATTGTCGAGGCGCTGGATGCCGTAGGCATGGCGCCGATGGCGAGAAGCCCGGTAGGCGAACTTTCAGGTGGCCAGATGCAACGCGTGCTGTTTGCTCGCCTGCTGGTCCAGCAGGCACCGCTGATTTTATTGGATGAACCTTTTACCGGCATCGACAGCACGACCACCCAGTTATTGCTGCAGGTGATCGCACAACTGCACCAACAGGGGCGAACGGTGATTGCCGTGCTGCACGATATGTCGATGGTGGCCAATCATTTTCCTCAGGCGTTGCTGTTAACGCCACAGTGCTGCCATTGGGGCGATGCCGATCGGGTGCTGGAGCATATTCCGGCGCTGAACGTCGCCAGCCGGCCCCCGTGCCTGAGGGTGGTAGCGCCATGA